In Cucumis sativus cultivar 9930 unplaced genomic scaffold, Cucumber_9930_V3 scaffold142, whole genome shotgun sequence, one DNA window encodes the following:
- the LOC116405675 gene encoding E3 ubiquitin-protein ligase UPL6-like, translated as MFNEHEFQLSISGSLDSLDVDDLRTHTTYSSGYHREHYVIEMFWEVIKSFSVENQKKFLKFVTGYSRGPLRILIILNYLFWFPLRG; from the exons ATGTTCAATGAGCATGAATTCCAG CTTTCAATATCAGGTTCACTGGACAGCTTGGATGTTGATGACCTACGGACACATACTACTTATTCAAGTGGTTATCATAGG GAGCATTATGTCATTGAGATGTTTTGGGAAGTTATCAAAAGTTTCTCAGtggaaaaccaaaagaaatttctgaA GTTTGTAACTGGTTACTCTCGAGGACCACTTCGTATCCtcattattcttaattatttgttttggtttccCTTAAGGGGATAA